A single window of Sphaerodactylus townsendi isolate TG3544 linkage group LG03, MPM_Stown_v2.3, whole genome shotgun sequence DNA harbors:
- the LOC125427789 gene encoding protein KIBRA-like, with translation MTQILIVGMMFSVRFLKFIITLLLQETTQIEDPRVQWRREQEHMLKDYLVLAQEALIAQKEIYQVKQQRLELAQQEYQQLHDVWEHKLGSQTSLVSSSSSGSKYDPEILKAEIATTKSRVNKLKREVAHMRQELQYKELGYQTLKKIDMKMSDTRGGYKLDEAQAILSEMKAIKKAITSGEKEKQDLIESLAKLKDNFVMDRGSHSDLWASSTSLEGSTLSLPKQYLDVGSQTDVSGNFVVSSNNQLAEKVRLRLQYEEAKRR, from the exons ATGACGCAAATATTGATTGTAGGCATGATGTTCTCAgttaggtttttaaaatttatcatTACTCTTTTGCTTCAAGAAACCACACAAATAGAGGATCCTCGAGTACAATGGCGACGGGAGCAGGAGCATATGCTAAAGGACTACCTTGTATTGGCACAAGAAGCACTGATAGCTCAGAAGGAGATTTATCAAGTAAAGCAGCAGAGGCTTGAACTGGCACAGCAGGAGTACCAACAACTTCATGATGTCTGGGAACACAAGTTGGGATCTCAGACCAGCC TAGTCTCCAGTTCCTCATCTGGTTCAAAGTATGATCCAGAGATTCTTAAAGCTGAAATTGCCACCACAAAATCTAGG GTTAATAAACTCAAGAGAGAAGTAGCTCACATGAGACAGGAACTCCAGTACAAGGAACTTGGTTACCAAACACTGAAGAA AATTGATATGAAAATGTCTGACACTCGAGGTGGATATAAACTTGATGAGGCACAAGCCATCTTAAGTGAAATGAAAGCTATCAAGAAAGCCATCACTTcgggagagaaagaaaagcaagacctcATTGAG TCCCTTGCCAAGTTGAAAGACAATTTTGTAATGGACAGAGGATCACACTCAGACCTGTGGGCCAGCAGCACATCTTTGGAAGGCTCCACACTCTCGTTACCTAAGCAGTATCTGGATGTTGGatcccaaacagatgtttctggAAAT TTTGTTGTGAGCAGTAATAATCAGTTGGCTGAGAAGGTGAGACTGCGCCTCCAATATGAAGAGGCAAAGCGCAGGTAA